Below is a window of Xiphophorus maculatus strain JP 163 A chromosome 19, X_maculatus-5.0-male, whole genome shotgun sequence DNA.
attactGTTTCATAAACCTGCAGATTTGGTTCATGTGtcaccataaaaacatttttcttcttcttgtcccGTTTTAGTGCGTCTGACCCAAAAGGCATCGGCTGTCCTTCGTCTCACTGGAGAATATTCACATTACCGACCTGAGAAGGCGAATGAACCGTGACTGAGTCTCATTTGTCTCACATGAAGGGGGAATGAGGACAGGAAGGACAGGAAGGACGGACAGAATGAACCGTTCCCTTTAATccaggagctgcagaggaggaAACACTAATTACCTGAACTCTGCCAGCTGTGACCTCACCTTGGAAGCTGCATGAATGCAGAGCTGCACTTAATGAGAAATCCTACTGATTGgctattttaaagtatttactGACCGGCTGGTCTGAGgagaaacaacatttattttctgtgctgctgGTTTGGCTTCCAGCCTCTAATTGACACCAGGATGCCAGGTGAATGTAATTAGCTGCAATTAGCCACCAGGATGAGGGATTACTGGCAGCATGTGGCAACCTGAGGACAGAGTAGAAACAACCACAGAACTAATGAACTGGTGGTGATTTTTCAATTAGAAACCAAGGAGAAATTGAcctaaaaacagcttttttactttacattaagaaaataatttataatttactCTGTGGCTTTCTGATTCCCATTTTTAGCTCataccatttttctttttgaaaagctGCTAAATTTCACAGGTATGTTTCAGCCAATTACTGATCTTCCATCATTAAAGAAATCTGAGTTTATTTATCAGGAAAAAGCCACACTGAGCCTCACCTACTTTAAAAATGGAactaagttttgtttttataaaacccTTCATGCAACAATTCACATATTTCACTTGTTGGATGTGATTTCTTCTTTATAACAGCGAATCAACCCAAACACTAATCCAGCAGACTCTCTGCAGACAACAAACCTGAGAAAGAtcacatgacctctgacctctgacctgaccCCTGGGTTCCACAGTGGGCCTTctagcagctgcagaacatttccagaaccagagactaaagtcttggatcagagaaactcatctaGACTTAAGTTTCTCTTTAAtggctttgattcctgcagcagcgtcttcacaggtctgattgacaacccagcggtccagaacgctgctgctggagttctgactagaaccaggaagatagagacACCATCCGGTTCTACACCACCGAGCTCTACGCAATACGGTTCTATACCACCCGGTTCTACTATACTAAATAAACTGGAGTCTCCATAATGTTCCTGAAGAAGCCGCCGTTTGGCTGCAGACGGAGAGCTGGAGGACAGAGGAAGATGTTGCTACCAGGCGCAGATTTCCACAGAGAGAATGAGGAATGAAGCCAGACTCAAGGCCATTTGATGACTAACAATATATATAGTGTTTCATATGTGCAGCGGATCCCTGAACAATCCTTTACTCTGATGAGATTTCATGGCATTGATGAGCTGGAGAGGCTCTGCCTCTGGGTCTCACATCTAGTTTAGAGAAATAACCAATTGCTGCCCTCAGACGGTGATCAATAAATGTTAGAATCAATCCTGCGCTCCGCTGGGAGCTAACTTGAGGACAATACGCCAGTTCTGCTAAGCTGGATGTCAGCAGTCCGTCTCGAACAGCTGTTCAGGGAATTTAGCGATCAATACTGTTAAGAAGAGCCAGAGCAGCGCTGCTACATTAACCTGTTAGCACGGCTAATCTGAGCTAACAGGCTAATCCACAGGGAGAGCCGTCTTCTGATTGGACCAGGCctctccatccatccgtccgtccgtctatccatccatccatccatccatccatccatccatccattctgtCTGTTTCTGCTATAACTTAATTTCTCTTCCTACTGAATTGTGAGCATTGAAGCTGCAggtaagaaataaaacacacactcacagaagaggtgtgtgtgtgtgtgtatgtgtgtgtgtgtgtgtgtgtgtgtgtgtttgacacaGTGAGCCATTAAATCAGCCTTTTAGCATCAGAAGCTGCAGATTAAAAGCTGTAAATGagataaaaagaataaaaatctcTTTCTGTTAATCTGGGTGATTTCATGATGGGCATGTTAGTAGATCTTGATGATACACAGATAAATGTTATGAGGAAATTCTGTCATATGCAGAAATCTTCATTTTTAATAGACTAGATTGTTTTTTATGAGGTTTTCACTTCATGCGGAGGAAGTTTAGCTACATTTGGCTGAATTGCTCCAGAACAGCTCAGAGATCTGAAACCTTCATGGAACCGAAACACGTCAGCTGATTCAGTCCTGCTTTAGACGtggatttagaaaaaaacaaaggagagGCAAAAAAGAGAATATCTGTTcaatcacagcagcagcagcagcagcagcagcagcagcagcagcagcagctccagcagcagcagcagcagcagctccagcagtagcagcagctccagcagcagcagcagcagcagcagcagcagcagcagcagcagcagcagcagcagcagcagcagcagcagcagctccagcagcagcagcagctccagcagcagctccagcagtaGCCTTCACTTTGGCCCCTCAGAGCGATGATGTCatccagaaacagaaacacgCCGGGGAATAATTGCaaaaccagttttatttatattaacacTCAAATGGATATGAGtcatgaaatactttaaaaaggTTTCAACAATTCAAGGCACAAAAAAGCACAATCAAAAGGTTTAAGTCAGTAATAATGTGCAGGCAgattaatataataaattaaaggtGTTTTAATGTCATTAAGGATTACAGCAACCAGAGGCCAGAACGCGTTCAGGATTCCCTGCCATTCAACACAAAACACGTTTAAAAATCAAAGGATTAACTGATCAGAGTGCAGCTCTGCGTCTCTCGATGCCTCTCTGTTAGTGTCATGGCCGCCGCAGACGGGCCGGTTCTGGTTATTTTGGCGTGTAGGTTGgacttccctcctcctcctcccgaTTGTTTTTCGCAGAGTCTTTGTAGCAAAGTAAAcaccaacaaataaaacaaggaaaatgaaaagaggCACATGAGGCATTTTTCTCAGACTACGAATTTGTTCTTGGTGGTGGAGCCGCTCTTGGTGGCCGTGTCGGCGTGAGACTGGTAGCCGATCGTCATCTTCATGGGGAGCCCCAGCCGCTCCTTGTAAACCCTCCTGTGGGAGAGGAAGCGTAAGCGGCGTGGAAACAGGTCTGCACATGCTCAGTGCGGCGGCCCGCCTCACCCTATGTGTGTCACAGCCTCCCGGTTCTCGTAGTCAGAGGTCCACACGGCAATTTTATCCCCTTTGTTGCGAATGTTGACGACGGCTCCACAGACGTCGTCGCTGTAGTCGTCAAAAGCCTCTCCGACTAAACACAGCAGCTGATTGGAGGAAGGAAAAGACTCCATGAGTCAGCGCTTTTGACTGAGATAACCTCCGCTAAGTCTGTGCTAACTTTGGAAACGTTTAGCGCTTAGCTTTCCACAAATTAATCTTCTAATTTACTCTGTTtttaactttcagttgaataaagttttgcATCTGTGTTGCAGTTTTAGTCATCGACTATTAAACATTCTTCAAGAATTTACATGTTTatgttcatgctcttattttgaagtgggtctGTTTCCTGTCCAGCTGAGATGCAGAAATGGtgtcaacataaataaatgtagcgGTTTAGCATTAGATTCCACTACATGTCTTGTTAGTATAGCACGTTAGCCTTAGCTCATGCTAAGTATAATGTTGGTACTTCTCTTTAGTGATACCATATGGGTATAGGAATTAGCATTAACTAGTTATTACTGATAATTACCATGTGGGTATAGCTCTTTAGCTGAACTAATCTTCATGAATAGCGGTTTAGCATTAGCGTATCTTAACTTTTTAGTTAGTGGGGCTCACTGCTGGGGTTACTGATACCAGTACACCCCTAATGTTTGGTTAAATTCCCTGGTTGGACTTTGATCGCATCATTTTTGCTGCCATCAACAAGCTTCTTGTATCCGGGTTCCTCTCAGCATTATGCCATTATGCTGCCTCTGCCGTGCCTGAAAGCTGCTGTCAGAGATCCCAGGTCTGACGGTTTGATGGATTTCTCATCATGGTTTCTGTCTAATACTCATGTTACCTGCTGCTGTAAGCATTATTCTGAACAGTTTATAAACTATTAAAAGAAGTAAATTAATCTAGAGATCCAGTCCAAAGATCCAAGTACAATATTCAACCCTTCACTTCATTTGGACCAGATtttaaacagaaccagaaccggctgCTTTGTGAGAGACATGCATCAGACTGAAGGCAGCACCACTAAAAGCCTCTGATCCATGGCTCCGGGGGTAATCTTCCATTTCTGCCCCCACCAGTGGAACAGCAGGGTATCGGTGTGTAACAGTCCAGCAGTAATGGCTGCCGTCCTCCCGGGAGGCCCAGGTCCGCCTACCGTCTCCAGCCAGAAGCGGTCCAGGTCTGATCTCCGCTGCTGCTTGGTGAGCGTGATCAGCCAGCGTCCGCCACGCTTGTTCCGCTCATCCTCCCACATGGGCTCGATGCcgtcctgcagcaaaacatcaGCATGTTTCTACTCACATCTACAGCTGACAGCAGAGACTCAGCAGCAACGAGGCGTTTCtcagttaaactttaaaaaatcagcaaaactgCTGAGAAAAGCTGCACAGATTTCAATGATCTGAATTCAAACATTCAGATCACAGCTAAAAACTGGTTTCCTTAATCCAGTTTCTGTTTGATGATTCCAGATTGTCCCAGATTTTAATCTGTCACTGATTATTGTCAGATAAATTAAccaatggaaaaaatgtctcgttataagtgaaataatctgaaaatggaatggaactttttcatcaatattaaaaaatgatttacttaaaacctctctatttttctgaaaatgtattttcagttagttttgcctcatttaaagtgaactaaaatataTGCATTAGAAATTAGACCAACTTGGTAAtactctgtgtttttgcagtgtaggcaGAAAGAGGAAGCTGTCAAAGCTTTTGCTGAATTTTGTAGAATTTTCAATgatattcaaattattttaatacataaaattttttctaaaagtgtAATAGCTGAAATCAAGAAAAGTCCTATTGCACTTCTAGAGAAGAAGCTGAACATTTTGATATATGAATGACTTATGACCTGAACAACATACGGAgcaaaatccaaagaaaaacagacgCAGTCAGTGAAAATGCTTCATAATTACTTTCCCTGTCTTTAGTAACTTTGCACCACTGCCCTGCAGGTTCAGCACATGATGCGGTGAAGCCACAGACCTTGAACAGGGAGTAGTCGCAGCCGGACATGAGGTTGCTGGACAGCTGGATGTGGTTGTAGAGGCTGAAACACAGAGCAGCCGTTAGCAATCCCTCCATCACCGGAGGAGAAACTGACATTAATTGCTGCTTACGCCCAAAAATCTTCCACCGTGTCAAACTTGGAGATGAGGCGCAGGTTGGCCTGCCATGTTTT
It encodes the following:
- the LOC102230854 gene encoding LOW QUALITY PROTEIN: eukaryotic translation initiation factor 4E-1A-like (The sequence of the model RefSeq protein was modified relative to this genomic sequence to represent the inferred CDS: inserted 1 base in 1 codon) — its product is MPSSAGXGGKRRSYCSPVTWHSSAQSARTFLTEICKMATAEPETNPSPPHAEEDGAEDSGKEMVSPEAYVKHPLQNRWSLWFFKNDKSKTWQANLRLISKFDTVEDFWALYNHIQLSSNLMSGCDYSLFKDGIEPMWEDERNKRGGRWLITLTKQQRRSDLDRFWLETLLCLVGEAFDDYSDDVCGAVVNIRNKGDKIAVWTSDYENREAVTHIGRVYKERLGLPMKMTIGYQSHADTATKSGSTTKNKFVV